The Georgenia sp. TF02-10 genome window below encodes:
- a CDS encoding ABC transporter substrate-binding protein, whose amino-acid sequence MPNPRHPRRLLGLVGTSAALALVLAACADTSDPGTDGTGGTDGGDGGGGGGVTVGTTDVITSLDPAGSYDNGSFAVQNQVFPFLMNSPYGSPEVEPDIAESAEFTAPTEYTVTLKEGLTFANGNELTSSDVKFTFDRQVAIADPSGPSSLLYNLDSVETPDERTVVFHLKSENDQTFPQILSSPVAPIVDEDVFSATEVTPSDEIVEGNAFAGQFAITDYTENELIRYQAFEDYDGLLPPAETETVTARYFTDETSLKLAVQQGDVDVAFRSLSPTDLADLSEDENVTVHDGPGGEIRYIVFNFNTQPYGAETAEADPAKALAVRQAAAHLLDRDALAEEIYHGSYTPLYSYVPEGLTGAVEPLKELYGDGDGGPDPDKAEQVLTEAGVTTPVALNLQYSPDHYGASSDEEYAMIESQLEATGLFDVTLQSTLWDTYSTERVEDVYPAYQLGWFPDYSDADTYLSPFFLPENFLGNHFEDPEVTAAVQGQASEADPDQRIALIEEAQRLVAEQLSTLPYLQGAQVAVAGTDVTGVTLDASFKFRYAPLGR is encoded by the coding sequence ATGCCCAACCCCCGACACCCGCGCCGGCTCCTCGGCCTCGTCGGCACCTCCGCCGCCCTCGCCCTCGTGCTCGCGGCCTGCGCCGACACCAGCGACCCCGGGACCGACGGCACCGGCGGGACCGACGGCGGCGACGGGGGCGGTGGCGGCGGCGTCACCGTCGGCACCACCGACGTCATCACCTCCCTGGACCCGGCCGGGAGCTACGACAACGGCTCCTTCGCCGTACAGAACCAGGTGTTCCCGTTCCTGATGAACAGCCCCTACGGCAGCCCCGAGGTCGAGCCGGACATCGCCGAGTCCGCCGAGTTCACCGCGCCCACCGAGTACACCGTCACCCTCAAGGAGGGCCTGACGTTCGCCAACGGGAACGAGCTGACCTCCTCGGACGTGAAGTTCACCTTCGACCGGCAGGTGGCCATCGCCGACCCCAGCGGGCCGTCCTCGCTGCTGTACAACCTGGACTCCGTCGAGACGCCCGACGAGCGCACCGTCGTCTTCCACCTCAAGAGCGAGAACGACCAGACCTTCCCGCAGATCCTCTCCTCCCCCGTTGCCCCGATCGTGGACGAGGACGTCTTCTCCGCCACCGAGGTCACGCCGTCGGACGAGATCGTCGAGGGCAACGCCTTCGCCGGGCAGTTCGCGATCACCGACTACACCGAGAACGAGCTGATCCGCTACCAGGCGTTCGAGGACTACGACGGGCTGCTGCCGCCGGCGGAGACCGAGACGGTCACGGCCCGCTACTTCACCGACGAGACCTCCCTCAAGCTCGCCGTCCAGCAGGGCGACGTCGACGTCGCCTTCCGCTCCCTCAGCCCCACCGACCTGGCGGACCTGAGCGAGGACGAGAACGTCACCGTCCACGACGGGCCGGGCGGGGAGATCCGCTACATCGTCTTCAACTTCAACACCCAGCCGTACGGCGCGGAGACCGCCGAGGCCGACCCGGCCAAGGCGCTGGCCGTGCGGCAGGCCGCGGCGCACCTGCTGGACCGGGACGCCCTGGCCGAGGAGATCTACCACGGCAGCTACACCCCGCTGTACTCCTACGTCCCGGAGGGCCTGACCGGCGCCGTCGAGCCGCTCAAGGAGCTCTACGGCGACGGCGACGGCGGCCCCGACCCGGACAAGGCGGAGCAGGTCCTCACCGAGGCGGGCGTGACCACCCCGGTCGCCCTGAACCTGCAGTACAGCCCCGACCACTACGGCGCCTCCTCCGACGAGGAGTACGCCATGATCGAGAGCCAGCTCGAGGCCACCGGGCTGTTCGACGTCACGCTGCAGTCCACCCTCTGGGACACCTACTCCACCGAGCGGGTCGAGGACGTCTACCCGGCCTACCAGCTGGGCTGGTTCCCGGACTACTCCGACGCCGACACCTACCTGTCCCCGTTCTTCCTGCCGGAGAACTTCCTCGGCAACCACTTCGAGGACCCGGAGGTGACGGCGGCCGTCCAGGGCCAGGCCAGCGAGGCCGACCCGGACCAGCGGATCGCGCTCATCGAGGAGGCCCAGCGCCTGGTCGCCGAGCAGCTCTCCACCCTGCCCTACCTCCAGGGCGCCCAGGTGGCGGTGGCCGGCACGGACGTCACCGGGGTCACCCTGGACGCCTCGTTCAAGTTCCGCTACGCCCCGCTGGGCCGCTGA
- a CDS encoding ABC transporter permease — translation MLDERTVGTTAAGPTPAGKTGGGGGSGLGRYILVRFLLIIPTVFILVTLVFFLMRVVGDPITASVGGRLTEAQLAERLHEAGYDRPILVQYVEYLGQTFTGNFGRTITDNREISDILVTYGTATLELVLFSLVVALVVGIPLGMLAAYRRDQWPDAVLRVFAILCYATPVFFAGLLLKLVFSVWLGLFPLGGRAEAETELILGRIAGSTGINIVDALRTGRWDLISDVLSHAVLPATALGLLTAGVFLRLVRTNVIGTLGADYVDAARSRGVSEVRLVRKHAYKPALIPIITVMGMQIAMMLGGAILTETTFEWRGLGFQLAQYLGARDFVAVQGIVALLAVIVAVTNFIVDVIAALIDPRVRY, via the coding sequence ATCCTCGACGAGCGCACCGTCGGCACGACGGCGGCCGGCCCGACCCCCGCCGGCAAGACCGGCGGCGGGGGCGGTTCCGGGCTGGGCCGCTACATCCTGGTCCGGTTCCTGCTCATCATCCCCACCGTGTTCATCCTCGTGACGCTGGTGTTCTTCCTCATGCGGGTGGTGGGCGACCCGATCACCGCCTCGGTGGGCGGGCGGCTGACCGAGGCCCAGCTGGCCGAGCGGCTGCACGAGGCCGGCTACGACCGGCCGATCCTGGTCCAGTACGTGGAGTACCTCGGGCAGACCTTCACCGGGAACTTCGGCCGCACGATCACCGACAACCGGGAGATCAGCGACATCCTGGTCACCTACGGCACCGCGACGCTGGAGCTGGTGCTCTTCTCGCTCGTCGTCGCCCTGGTGGTGGGCATCCCGCTGGGCATGCTGGCCGCCTACCGGCGGGACCAGTGGCCCGACGCCGTCCTGCGGGTCTTCGCCATCCTGTGCTACGCCACGCCGGTGTTCTTCGCCGGCCTGCTGCTGAAGCTGGTCTTCTCCGTCTGGCTCGGGCTGTTCCCGCTGGGCGGGCGCGCGGAGGCCGAGACCGAGCTCATCCTCGGCCGGATCGCCGGCTCGACCGGCATCAACATCGTCGACGCCCTGCGCACCGGCCGGTGGGACCTCATCTCCGACGTGCTGTCCCACGCGGTGCTGCCCGCGACCGCCCTCGGGCTGCTCACCGCCGGGGTGTTCCTGCGCCTGGTGCGCACCAACGTCATCGGCACCCTCGGCGCGGACTACGTCGACGCCGCCCGCTCCCGCGGGGTCAGCGAGGTCCGGCTGGTCCGCAAGCACGCCTACAAGCCGGCGCTGATCCCGATCATCACCGTGATGGGCATGCAGATCGCCATGATGCTCGGCGGGGCGATCCTGACCGAGACCACCTTCGAGTGGCGCGGGCTCGGCTTCCAGCTGGCCCAGTACCTCGGTGCCCGGGACTTCGTCGCGGTCCAGGGGATCGTCGCGCTGCTCGCCGTCATCGTCGCGGTCACCAACTTCATCGTCGACGTGATCGCCGCGCTCATCGACCCCCGGGTGAGGTACTGA
- a CDS encoding ABC transporter ATP-binding protein, which yields MSPAVEIEDLHVTFATDAEPVHAVDGVSLTVAAGEVLAIVGESGSGKTVTAKTILGLLPDNADVEGAVVLSGQDVVRLSRDQLRQVRGREVAMVFQEPSTALNPVYTVGWQIAEGLRAHGEVSKREARARAVEILRTVGIPDPERRVDHYPHQFSGGQKQRIVIAMALVLGPTVIVADEPTTALDVTVQAEILDLLRRVRDEFGSAIVLITHNMGVVADLADRVVVMYRGEIVESAGVRELFAAPQHEYTRALLAAVPRLQSGAVAGDRAAPGQPGAAGHAAAAGHAAAAGRHAADREPATDGAVRTGPAQPEPMPRAERARSARVATAEAEQAAPGAPVVRSRELEIVYPGRLGQPGFRAVDRVSFDIAPGEVLGLVGESGSGKTTIGRAIAGLTRATGGSLEVLGHEMVGFRERRFRPLRARIGFVFQDPATSFNPLLTVGEAIAEPLVVHGRARDAEAARPRVHELLDAVHLPTTYAGRFPHELSGGQRQRASLARALALDPVLLIADEPTSALDVSVQARVLEVFTELQQRLGFSTLFISHDLAVVGMLARRIAVLYRGQLVEEGSAAQVLGAPQHPYTQRLIASVPVPDPVEQERRRAELARLAAS from the coding sequence ATGAGTCCCGCCGTCGAGATCGAGGACCTGCACGTCACCTTCGCGACCGATGCCGAGCCGGTCCACGCCGTCGACGGCGTGTCGCTGACCGTCGCCGCCGGCGAGGTGCTCGCCATCGTCGGGGAGTCCGGCTCCGGCAAGACCGTGACCGCCAAGACGATCCTGGGCCTGCTGCCCGACAACGCCGACGTCGAGGGCGCCGTCGTGCTCAGCGGGCAGGACGTGGTCCGGCTGAGCCGGGACCAGCTGCGGCAGGTCCGCGGCCGGGAGGTCGCCATGGTCTTCCAGGAGCCGTCGACCGCGCTGAACCCGGTGTACACCGTCGGCTGGCAGATCGCCGAGGGGCTGCGCGCCCACGGGGAGGTCTCCAAGCGGGAGGCGCGCGCCCGGGCCGTGGAGATCCTGCGCACGGTCGGCATCCCGGACCCGGAGCGCCGGGTGGACCACTACCCCCACCAGTTCTCCGGGGGTCAGAAGCAGCGGATCGTCATCGCCATGGCGCTCGTCCTGGGGCCCACGGTGATCGTCGCCGACGAGCCGACCACGGCGCTGGACGTCACCGTCCAGGCCGAGATCCTGGACCTGCTGCGCCGGGTCCGCGACGAGTTCGGCTCCGCCATCGTGCTGATCACGCACAACATGGGCGTCGTGGCCGACCTCGCCGACCGGGTGGTGGTGATGTACCGCGGGGAGATCGTTGAGTCCGCCGGCGTGCGCGAGCTCTTCGCCGCCCCGCAGCACGAGTACACCCGCGCGCTGCTCGCCGCGGTGCCACGGCTGCAGTCAGGGGCGGTGGCCGGGGACCGGGCCGCACCCGGGCAGCCGGGCGCAGCCGGGCACGCCGCCGCAGCCGGGCACGCCGCCGCAGCCGGGCGACACGCCGCTGATAGGGAACCGGCGACGGACGGAGCGGTACGCACGGGACCGGCACAGCCGGAGCCGATGCCGCGCGCCGAGCGGGCCCGGTCGGCGCGGGTCGCCACGGCGGAGGCTGAGCAGGCGGCGCCGGGTGCGCCGGTCGTGCGGTCCCGCGAGCTCGAGATCGTCTATCCCGGGCGGCTGGGCCAGCCCGGCTTCCGTGCGGTGGACAGGGTCTCGTTCGACATCGCTCCGGGCGAGGTGCTCGGGCTCGTCGGGGAGTCGGGCTCGGGCAAGACGACGATCGGGCGTGCCATCGCCGGCCTCACCCGGGCCACCGGTGGGTCGCTGGAGGTGCTCGGGCACGAGATGGTCGGCTTCCGGGAGCGCCGGTTCCGTCCGCTGCGGGCCCGGATCGGGTTCGTCTTCCAGGACCCGGCCACGAGTTTCAACCCGCTGCTCACCGTCGGGGAGGCGATCGCCGAGCCGCTGGTGGTCCACGGCCGGGCCCGCGACGCGGAAGCCGCCCGGCCCCGTGTGCACGAGCTGCTCGACGCGGTCCACCTGCCGACGACCTACGCCGGCCGCTTCCCGCACGAGCTCTCCGGCGGGCAGCGCCAGCGCGCGAGCCTGGCCCGGGCGCTGGCGCTGGACCCCGTGCTGCTCATCGCCGACGAACCCACCTCCGCGCTCGACGTGTCGGTGCAGGCCCGGGTCCTGGAGGTTTTCACCGAGCTGCAGCAGCGGCTCGGCTTCAGCACGTTGTTCATCAGCCACGACCTGGCGGTGGTCGGCATGCTGGCCCGCCGCATCGCGGTGCTCTACCGCGGGCAGCTCGTCGAGGAGGGCAGCGCCGCGCAGGTCTTGGGTGCCCCCCAGCACCCGTACACCCAGCGGCTCATCGCTTCCGTGCCGGTGCCGGACCCCGTAGAGCAGGAGCGGCGCCGGGCCGAGCTGGCGCGGCTGGCGGCCTCATAG
- a CDS encoding DUF222 domain-containing protein: MRHFAAVMAAQDRVAAVRAAAAGELWDEDALDDGGGPAGDDPDARVRVRVWLVAYQVLAEAAVAAGVARTSEITGDVAVAPGEVEETAARLGRAAEAATLARGEEVTAQVQGFFAAAAAMAAGTVPPAEEDWTVTLSGEQVAAGVELFLAVARGETDVVVPDETGPAPVTEAPYSPWEAAGAAGDGCLLTTVGVDTDSLARCPAGPELAALLAGVNLQDLDGFAAVEALAAIRRVEAWAAAKSAELADVVATRCRDIYDARAVKGAGGAVLDGSAQEVAMRLGMSVTEANRLIRTGRGMRGAFTDTAAALRSGVIDYRKASTIITTLAEHALPVAVLAEAEVLPTAPTRTHAQLVKDLAAALVKVDPAAATERHHRARTGRKVTHPAPLADGMASLYAVLPAEDAVRVDLALEAMTTTARAHGDERTRDQLRADALAVLAHGALTTGWAGPPPGTQPPQPNPGDGPGNDADVADDREDTAGPAAEPAAVDEDPARAAGGTPDPGPPATPPDPGPSGTPADPGPSGAPPESGLPGSAPDPGLSRPDPPPGAADPAPPPGAPPGRLRPGTGDWVECPGTGEIPDLHLLLSWRSGMPLGDPGSNRTQIRVTIPLSVALPPDDETPPGTNGDGDDSASVTAGSVGTTAGEDDDTGATADAAGAAADDDRVAVAATGNGPVTGSGAPAAVAGRDLDLDPEPGEVAELAGYGPLSPDVARALAAGGTWRRLVTDPLSGTVLDVGRTRYRPPADLAEHVRTRDRTCVRPGCTTPAERCQIDQTVPFSQGGRTAADSLGAQCTTDHALKSAGTFKTTQPTPGVFEWLTPTGHAYRRNLDGTVTPLNTWRGRGRPGLIGTTGTHGDDGYGDPPF; encoded by the coding sequence ATGCGTCACTTCGCGGCGGTGATGGCCGCCCAGGACCGGGTCGCAGCGGTCCGGGCGGCGGCCGCGGGGGAGCTGTGGGACGAGGACGCCCTCGACGACGGCGGCGGCCCGGCCGGAGACGACCCTGACGCCCGGGTGCGGGTGCGGGTGTGGCTGGTGGCCTACCAGGTCCTCGCCGAGGCGGCGGTGGCGGCGGGGGTGGCCCGGACCTCGGAGATCACCGGGGACGTCGCGGTGGCGCCGGGTGAGGTGGAGGAGACCGCGGCCCGGCTGGGACGGGCGGCGGAGGCGGCGACGTTGGCCCGCGGGGAGGAGGTCACCGCGCAGGTTCAGGGGTTCTTCGCCGCCGCGGCCGCGATGGCCGCCGGCACCGTGCCTCCGGCCGAGGAGGACTGGACCGTGACGCTCTCGGGTGAGCAGGTGGCGGCGGGGGTCGAGCTGTTCCTGGCGGTGGCCCGCGGCGAGACCGACGTGGTCGTCCCCGACGAGACCGGCCCGGCGCCGGTGACCGAGGCGCCGTACAGCCCGTGGGAGGCGGCCGGGGCGGCCGGGGACGGCTGCCTGCTCACCACGGTGGGTGTCGATACGGACTCTCTGGCGAGGTGCCCGGCCGGGCCCGAGCTCGCCGCCCTGCTGGCCGGGGTGAACCTTCAGGACCTGGATGGGTTCGCCGCGGTGGAGGCCCTCGCCGCGATACGCCGGGTGGAGGCCTGGGCCGCCGCGAAGTCCGCCGAGCTCGCCGACGTGGTCGCCACCCGGTGCCGGGACATCTACGACGCCCGGGCGGTGAAGGGTGCGGGCGGGGCGGTGCTGGACGGCTCCGCCCAGGAGGTCGCCATGCGCCTGGGCATGTCCGTGACGGAGGCGAACCGGCTGATCCGCACCGGGCGGGGGATGCGGGGGGCGTTCACCGACACCGCCGCGGCGCTGCGGTCCGGGGTGATCGACTACCGCAAGGCGTCCACGATCATCACCACCCTGGCCGAGCACGCCCTGCCCGTGGCGGTGCTGGCCGAGGCCGAGGTGCTGCCCACCGCCCCCACCAGGACGCATGCCCAGCTCGTCAAGGACCTGGCCGCGGCCCTGGTCAAGGTCGACCCCGCCGCCGCCACCGAGCGCCACCACCGGGCCCGCACCGGCCGGAAAGTCACCCACCCGGCGCCGCTGGCGGACGGGATGGCCTCGCTGTACGCGGTGCTCCCGGCCGAGGACGCCGTCCGGGTCGACCTCGCCCTGGAGGCCATGACCACCACCGCCCGCGCGCACGGGGACGAGCGGACCCGGGACCAGCTCCGCGCCGACGCCCTGGCCGTCCTCGCCCACGGCGCCCTGACCACCGGCTGGGCCGGCCCCCCACCCGGCACCCAACCACCACAACCCAACCCAGGTGACGGCCCCGGCAATGACGCCGACGTGGCCGACGACCGCGAGGACACGGCCGGCCCGGCAGCCGAACCCGCTGCTGTGGATGAGGACCCTGCACGTGCAGCAGGGGGAACGCCCGACCCTGGCCCGCCCGCCACACCGCCTGATCCTGGTCCGTCGGGGACACCGGCCGATCCTGGTCCCTCGGGCGCGCCGCCGGAGTCTGGTCTGCCGGGTTCAGCGCCTGATCCTGGTCTGTCGCGCCCTGATCCGCCTCCGGGTGCCGCAGATCCGGCACCGCCGCCGGGCGCACCGCCGGGAAGGCTCCGTCCCGGGACGGGTGACTGGGTGGAGTGCCCGGGCACCGGGGAGATCCCCGACCTGCACCTGCTGCTGTCCTGGCGCTCGGGCATGCCGCTGGGCGACCCCGGCAGCAACCGCACCCAGATCCGCGTGACCATCCCCCTGTCCGTCGCCCTCCCCCCGGACGACGAGACGCCCCCGGGCACGAACGGGGACGGTGACGACAGCGCCAGCGTCACCGCCGGGAGCGTCGGCACCACCGCCGGCGAGGACGACGACACCGGCGCCACCGCCGACGCTGCCGGCGCTGCGGCTGACGACGACCGGGTGGCCGTGGCCGCGACGGGTAACGGCCCCGTCACCGGCAGTGGTGCGCCCGCCGCCGTGGCTGGGCGGGACCTGGACCTGGATCCCGAGCCGGGGGAGGTGGCCGAGCTCGCCGGGTACGGCCCGCTCAGCCCGGACGTGGCCCGCGCGCTGGCCGCCGGCGGGACCTGGCGCCGCCTGGTCACCGACCCCCTCTCCGGCACCGTCCTGGACGTCGGCCGCACCCGCTACCGGCCCCCCGCCGACCTCGCCGAGCACGTCCGCACCCGCGACCGCACCTGCGTCCGCCCCGGCTGCACCACCCCGGCCGAGCGCTGCCAGATCGACCAAACGGTCCCGTTTTCGCAGGGCGGGCGGACCGCCGCCGACAGCCTCGGCGCCCAGTGCACCACCGACCACGCCCTGAAGTCCGCCGGGACGTTCAAGACCACCCAGCCCACCCCCGGGGTCTTCGAGTGGCTCACCCCCACCGGCCACGCCTACCGCCGCAACCTCGACGGCACCGTCACCCCGCTGAACACCTGGCGAGGACGCGGACGCCCGGGTCTCATCGGCACCACCGGCACGCACGGCGACGACGGCTACGGCGACCCGCCCTTCTGA
- a CDS encoding aldo/keto reductase produces the protein MTSSSTVPVVALNNGVEIPQVGLGVFQVPEDQTQQVVEAGLECGYRHIDTAAAYYNEAGVGAAIRASGLPREELFVTTKLRNADQGRDKARTAFERSREQLGLEVLDLYLIHWPMPGKDLYVETWEVFQELQAEGAVRAIGVSNFLPEHLNRLLADTDVVPAVNQIELHPTFQQPATVEATKSAGIAVEAYSPLGQGKDLNADAVSRAAGAHAVTPAQVVLRWQLQNGTIVIPKSTHRERLTANLDLFGFELTEAEMSAITALDSAERIGGNPAAMEWSQAR, from the coding sequence ATGACCAGTTCGAGCACAGTGCCCGTCGTCGCCCTCAACAACGGTGTCGAGATCCCCCAGGTGGGGCTCGGCGTCTTCCAGGTCCCGGAGGACCAGACCCAGCAGGTGGTCGAGGCCGGCCTCGAGTGCGGCTACCGCCACATCGACACGGCCGCCGCGTACTACAACGAGGCCGGTGTCGGCGCAGCCATCCGCGCCAGCGGCCTGCCGCGCGAAGAGCTGTTCGTGACGACCAAGCTGCGCAACGCCGACCAGGGCCGGGACAAGGCCCGGACGGCCTTCGAGCGCTCCCGGGAGCAGCTCGGGCTTGAGGTGCTGGACCTGTACCTCATCCACTGGCCGATGCCGGGCAAGGACCTCTACGTCGAGACGTGGGAGGTGTTCCAGGAGCTGCAGGCCGAGGGTGCGGTCCGCGCCATCGGCGTCTCCAACTTCCTGCCCGAGCACCTCAACCGGCTGCTTGCCGACACCGACGTCGTCCCGGCCGTCAACCAGATCGAGCTGCACCCCACCTTCCAGCAGCCGGCCACGGTCGAGGCGACCAAGTCGGCAGGCATCGCCGTGGAGGCCTACTCCCCGCTGGGCCAGGGCAAGGACCTCAACGCCGACGCCGTCAGCCGCGCGGCCGGAGCCCACGCCGTGACCCCGGCGCAGGTGGTGCTGCGCTGGCAGCTGCAGAACGGCACCATCGTCATCCCCAAGTCCACCCATCGGGAGCGGCTCACCGCTAACCTCGACCTCTTCGGCTTCGAGCTCACCGAGGCCGAGATGTCGGCGATCACCGCGCTGGACTCCGCGGAGCGGATCGGGGGGAACCCGGCGGCGATGGAGTGGTCACAGGCGCGCTGA
- a CDS encoding Glu/Leu/Phe/Val dehydrogenase translates to MTLVSEPRATTRPATAFRAPGPFDPAHGHEQVVYCNDQVTGLRAIIAIHSTALGPALGGTRFFPYPTEEDALADVLRLSRGMTYKNALAGLDLGGGKAVIIGDPDRDKSEALLRAYGRFVESLGGRYVTACDVGTYVPDMDVIHRETSHVVGRSAEHGGSGDSSVLTAVGVHTAMRACAEHVWGQASLRGRTVGIAGVGKVGRQLAGHLLADGAQVVVTDVNERAVAAVRDAHPEVEVVPDTDTLVRSPIDVYAPCALGGALDRATVEALAARVVCGSANNQLADDGEGGIGERMVERGIVYAPDYLVNSGGVIQVYDELEGFDLDRARHRVEGLFAATLAVLSRAEEQGITPDRAAGHLAEERIATVGSNRPYLPRH, encoded by the coding sequence ATGACGCTCGTGTCGGAACCTCGCGCCACGACCCGGCCGGCCACCGCCTTCCGCGCCCCCGGCCCGTTCGACCCCGCCCACGGCCACGAGCAGGTGGTCTACTGCAACGACCAGGTCACCGGGCTGCGGGCGATCATCGCCATCCACAGCACGGCCCTGGGCCCGGCCCTCGGCGGCACCCGGTTCTTCCCGTACCCGACCGAGGAGGACGCCCTCGCCGACGTCCTGCGCCTCTCCCGCGGGATGACCTACAAGAACGCGCTCGCCGGGCTGGACCTCGGCGGCGGCAAGGCCGTCATCATCGGCGACCCGGACCGGGACAAGTCCGAGGCGCTGCTGCGCGCCTACGGCCGGTTCGTGGAGTCCCTCGGCGGCCGCTACGTCACCGCCTGCGACGTCGGCACCTACGTGCCCGACATGGACGTCATCCACCGCGAGACCTCCCACGTTGTCGGCCGCAGCGCCGAGCACGGCGGCTCGGGTGACTCCTCGGTCCTGACGGCCGTCGGCGTGCACACGGCGATGCGCGCGTGCGCCGAGCACGTGTGGGGGCAGGCGTCCCTCCGCGGGCGCACCGTGGGCATCGCCGGCGTGGGGAAGGTGGGCCGCCAGCTCGCCGGCCACCTGCTGGCCGACGGCGCCCAGGTCGTCGTCACCGACGTCAACGAGCGGGCCGTCGCCGCCGTCCGGGACGCCCATCCCGAGGTCGAGGTGGTCCCCGACACCGACACCCTCGTCCGCTCCCCGATCGACGTCTACGCCCCGTGCGCCCTCGGCGGCGCGCTCGACCGGGCGACCGTCGAGGCCCTCGCCGCCCGCGTGGTGTGCGGGTCGGCGAACAACCAGCTCGCGGACGACGGCGAGGGCGGGATCGGTGAGCGGATGGTCGAGCGGGGCATCGTCTACGCCCCCGACTACCTGGTGAACTCCGGCGGGGTCATCCAGGTCTACGACGAGCTGGAGGGCTTCGACCTCGACCGGGCCCGGCACCGGGTCGAGGGCCTCTTCGCGGCCACCCTGGCCGTGCTGAGCCGGGCCGAGGAGCAGGGCATCACGCCGGACCGCGCCGCCGGGCACCTGGCCGAGGAGCGGATCGCCACCGTCGGCAGCAACCGGCCGTACCTGCCACGGCACTGA
- a CDS encoding VOC family protein: MFSHAIASFSVDDVDRARQFYTDVLGLAATPGEMGTLTLRLPGGAEVLVYPKGEAHTPASFTVLNLLVADIDDAVAELTRRGVRFERYDGIEADDAGIARDPGRGPAIAWFTDPAGNVFAVMQADDDAPPDPIGGA, from the coding sequence ATGTTCAGCCACGCCATCGCCAGCTTCTCGGTGGACGATGTCGACCGGGCCCGGCAGTTCTACACCGACGTGCTCGGCCTGGCCGCCACCCCCGGGGAGATGGGCACGCTGACGCTGCGCCTGCCCGGCGGCGCCGAGGTGCTCGTCTACCCCAAGGGCGAGGCGCACACGCCGGCCTCGTTCACGGTGCTCAACCTGCTCGTCGCGGACATCGACGACGCCGTCGCCGAGCTCACCCGCCGCGGGGTGCGGTTCGAGCGCTACGACGGGATCGAGGCCGACGACGCCGGCATCGCCCGCGACCCCGGGCGCGGGCCCGCGATCGCCTGGTTCACCGACCCGGCCGGCAACGTCTTCGCGGTCATGCAGGCCGACGACGACGCTCCCCCGGACCCGATAGGCGGCGCCTGA
- a CDS encoding Ku protein: MRAIWKGAITFGLVNVPVKLYSATESHDIPLHQVHDADGGRIRYQRRCEKCGEVVPYEHIDKAYDDGERTVVLTGEDLESLPVERSREIDVQEFVPTEQVDPIMMQNAYYLAPDSKSMKSYALLRRTLEETDRTAIVTFTLRQKTRLGALRVRDDVLVLQGLLWEDEVRQADFPGIDEEVDLSAKELQMSAALVSSFEADFDPAAFHDEYQEQLQQLITAKLEQGEALDTEETFGAPEEEEGGEVLDLMEALRRSVAASRKKAGTGAEEPADEETAEEAAEDEPAPRRRSAAARRKAADDGDGDGEAPAPRKAAAKKPAAKEPAAEKESAEKPAAKKPAAKKPAARKPAAKKTAAAERKPAARRTAEERETAAAGSRPAAGRRAKKADSTQKKTA; encoded by the coding sequence GTGCGCGCGATCTGGAAGGGTGCCATCACCTTCGGGCTGGTCAACGTCCCGGTGAAGCTCTACAGCGCCACCGAGAGCCACGACATCCCGCTGCACCAGGTGCACGACGCCGACGGCGGCCGGATCCGCTACCAGCGCCGCTGCGAGAAGTGCGGCGAGGTGGTCCCCTACGAGCACATCGACAAGGCCTACGACGACGGCGAGCGCACCGTCGTGCTCACCGGGGAGGACCTGGAGTCCCTGCCGGTCGAGCGCTCCCGGGAGATCGACGTCCAGGAGTTCGTGCCGACCGAGCAGGTGGACCCGATCATGATGCAGAACGCGTACTACCTGGCGCCGGACTCCAAGTCGATGAAGTCCTACGCCCTGCTGCGCCGGACCCTGGAGGAGACCGACCGGACCGCCATCGTCACCTTCACCCTCCGGCAGAAGACCCGGCTCGGCGCCCTGCGGGTGCGCGACGACGTCCTCGTCCTCCAGGGGTTGCTGTGGGAGGACGAGGTCCGCCAGGCCGACTTCCCGGGCATCGACGAGGAGGTCGACCTCTCGGCGAAGGAGCTGCAGATGTCGGCCGCCCTGGTGTCCAGCTTCGAGGCCGACTTCGACCCGGCCGCGTTCCACGACGAGTACCAGGAGCAGCTCCAGCAGCTCATCACCGCCAAGCTCGAGCAGGGCGAGGCGCTGGACACCGAGGAGACCTTCGGCGCCCCCGAGGAAGAGGAGGGCGGGGAGGTCCTGGACCTCATGGAGGCGCTGCGCCGGTCCGTCGCCGCCTCCCGGAAGAAGGCGGGGACGGGCGCGGAGGAGCCCGCGGACGAGGAGACCGCCGAGGAAGCCGCGGAGGACGAGCCCGCTCCCCGACGACGGTCCGCGGCCGCCCGGCGCAAGGCGGCGGACGACGGCGACGGCGACGGCGAGGCTCCGGCACCGCGGAAGGCGGCCGCCAAGAAGCCCGCGGCCAAGGAGCCGGCCGCCGAGAAGGAGAGCGCCGAGAAGCCCGCGGCGAAGAAGCCGGCCGCCAAGAAGCCGGCCGCCAGGAAGCCGGCGGCGAAGAAGACCGCGGCGGCCGAGCGCAAGCCGGCGGCGCGGCGGACGGCCGAGGAGCGGGAGACCGCGGCGGCCGGGTCCCGCCCGGCCGCCGGCCGCCGGGCCAAGAAGGCCGACAGCACCCAGAAAAAGACCGCCTGA